The Carassius auratus strain Wakin chromosome 27, ASM336829v1, whole genome shotgun sequence genome includes a region encoding these proteins:
- the LOC113046180 gene encoding gastrula zinc finger protein XlCGF8.2DB-like: MEFVRVLIGDLSDPEPFKILKDDPEEHTDLVELKEESQELNECPFEETHANITSDTSSVSLSQTEDKGTQKTALICPHCGKTFRQRGHLEDHIRTHTGEKPYACLQCGKSFTHKGNLKDHMRIHSGERRFSCQHCGKRFTHKANLTDHIRIHTGEKPFSCDQCGKSFTHATSLKTHLLSHSGERPFSCHQCGQSFILAAHLKRHLRIHTNERPHVCSFCGKSFLWLCYFKDHQKKHTGVKAHVCSECGSAFTRASELKMHQRTPTGEKPYQCPSCAASFSQFSHLLRHLKHQSCPKLTQFLFRPPGEQSSSAETLTIHPKEELLPE; the protein is encoded by the exons ATGGAGTTTGTCAGGGTGCTGATTGGGGACCTGAGCGATCCAGAACCCTTCAAGATATTGAAGGATGACCCCGAGGAGCACACAG ACCTGGTGGAGCTGAAGGAGGAAAGTCAAGAGCTGAATGAATGTCCGTTTGAGGAAACTCATGCAAACATAACCAGTGATACATCATCAGTGAGTCTCTCACAGACTGAAGATAAAGGCACACAGAAAACAGCACTGATCTGTCCTCACTGCGGAAAGACTTTCAGACAGAGAGGTCATCTTGAGGATCACATCAGGactcacaccggagagaagccttacGCCTGCCTCCAGTGCGGGAAGAGCTTCACACACAAGGGAAACCTGAAGGATCACATGAGGATTCACTCGGGAGAGAGACGCTTCTCCTGTCAGCACTGCGGGAAGAGGTTCACACATAAAGCCAACCTCACGGATCACATCCGGATCCACACGGGAGAGAAGCCGTTCTCCTgcgatcagtgcgggaagagcttCACACACGCCACCAGTCTGAAGACTCACCTGCTGTCTCACTCCGGAGAGCGGCCCTTCAGCTGCCATCAGTGCGGACAGAGCTTCATCCTAGCGGCGCACCTGAAGAGACACCTGCGGATCCACACCAACGAGAGACCCCACGTGTGCTCCTTCTGCGGGAAGAGCTTCCTGTGGCTCTGCTACTTCAAAGACCACCAGAAGAAGCACACGGGTGTGAAAGCTCACGTGTGCTCCGAGTGCGGCAGCGCCTTCACGAGAGCCAGCGAGCTGAAGATGCACCAGAGGACACCCACCGGAGAGAAGCCCTACCAGTGTCCCTCGTGTGCTGCCAGCTTCAGTCAGTTCAGCCATTTACTGAGACACCTAAAACACCAGAGCTGTCCGAAGCTGACGCAGTTCCTCTTCAGGCCTCCGGGGGAGCAGTCCTCCTCAGC